In the genome of Drosophila kikkawai strain 14028-0561.14 chromosome 2R, DkikHiC1v2, whole genome shotgun sequence, the window CCTCCATGTCCACCGCTGTAGCCACCACCATGTCCACCGCTGTATCCTCCGCTGCTGTAGGACGAGCCACCGCTGCTGTAAGAGGAGCCGCTGCTGTAGGAGGAGCCGCCGCTGTAGGACGAGCCACCTCCATAGCCGCCAGAGGAGCCAGCGTCGTATCCACCAGAGGAGCCGTGTCCGTCACTGGAAGCAGCCACGGCAGCAACCAGCTGCGCGTCGTGtccgccgcctcctccgctGTAGCCTCCGTAGCCTCCACTGCTGCCTCCGTATCCACCACTGCTGCCTCCGTGGGAAGAGGAGTCCGAGCTGGCGGCGATGGCTGCAATATTGGCAATGGCGTGGCCACCATAGTCTCCACCGTGACCGCTGCctccgtgtccgtgtccatGTCCATGGTCGGAAGAGGAGGAACCTGCAGCAGCGGCTATGGCAGCAATCTTGGCGTCGTCGTGGCCAGATCCTCCGTGTCCACCGCCGTAGCTATATCCACCGGAGCTGTGACCTCCGtgaccgccaccgccgcccccGGCGCTGTAACCGTGATTCTCCGTGATGACAGCATATGTGGCCACAtgaccaccgccgccgccgccgcctcctcctccactgTAACCGCCATCGTGGGAGTGGACCTCATAGCCACCGCCTCCATGCCCTCCAAAGTCACCACCTCCGTGTCCACCGAAATCACCACCTCCGTGGCCTCCATGATCCCCACCGCTTTCCGGAAGATGGATGCGGATGTGGACGTGCTCGCGTCCGAATGTGGGCTTGCCCCATACAACCGGACTGGCCAGCAGGAGCGCACTGATCTAAGGAGGGGAGAGGGAAGGTTAGGGTCCAACGTTACGAGAAGATGTTCAGCCGGAAACTCACAATAAAACGGGCCGCCATGTGGTTGGATTCGTTGCCAAGGACTCTCGGATGATAACTCGCCTCTGAACTGACTGGAAATGATTCGGCAATCGTGGCCGCGCGCCGTTTTATAGTctggagctgggagctgggagctgggttATGTAAGAGACGAGACGCGACGGCCACCGAGCCACCGAGCAAGTGCAGAGATAATCTCTTTCGACGACAAGAGATGAATGGAGCCACGACCGCGACCCATTGAAGGCCACATTGTTTCGTCTTCGCTGTGCTTTATGCTGGAGCTTCGCTCCACTCTCCCTTTCCGCGGGGATTGCGATCGCGAGAGTGTTGACCTTTCACATCATATCCAGCATGTGCCCTTTGCAAATATACCAAACTCTCGCTCTCACTCAGTTTACACGGTAAGAAAGATTCGTATACTAATCATACTATACTTTTTGCTTGTATTGtttctatatattataaatattgaaccaaagaattatattttttggacatatcaaagtttaaaaaatccaTAACTATGTTAAAAAAGtgtcaaattcaattcggaaagcttttctatgctagtttttagaaggttaacaaatctgcactttaattttaatattttaagaaattaaaatttttggtcatttttgagaattttaatgacccctttcatttttttttcaaaaattgctcaaaattaaatttcttccggacatggctagaaagaaGCGCCTGTCGATGCTGGTCAAGTATATATATGATTtgtggggtcggaaatgtctgcttcacaaaataaaatcataagaCCCTTTAAGAAGACGGAAATATTAGAattctttatcattatttttatatgataatttttttgGACAAATCAAGGCcctaaaaatatcataactaagtcaaaaaagcAGCAAATTCCATTCGGAAAGCgtttctatgctagttttttccaggttaacaaatctgcatacagaattttaaattttaagaaatccaaatttttggtcatttttgagaattttaatgatgtaacccctttcatttttttgcaaaaatggctcaaaattaaatttcttccggaaatggctagaaagattcgcctgtcgatgctgatcaagaatatatatgatttgtggggtcggaaatgtctgcTTCACAAAATTAACTCATAAGACCCTTAAGGAAGGCTGAAATATTTCAGTTCTTTAAATGGGAATTtatccatatttttatatgataatCAAATCAAATGCTAAAGTGCTTAGTAGTAAGCCATTTCTCTCCGTGTGCtccacactctctctctctttctccgtTGTGGAGCAGTGGCTTCTGGTGCTCCACTTTCGTTTGAGAGAAAATCTGAGTGGCCCTAAGCTTTTGTGGGCTGGCTGGAATGGCCGAAAATAGCCGAAAATGGTTAAAATCGAAATTCAAACTGTAGTAATATGCAACTTGaccagttttagttttttcttttttggcccAGAGctctttgttattgttgtgcGCGATCCAAACGCTAACCGTTAGGTATTTTGTTTACTACGTTCATGTTTATGGATGTTTATGCAGATACGGACTTCCTATTGGCAATTCCTTATTGTGGCCCGGACTTGCATAACGGATTGGCCAAGGGTTTGGCTGCTGGCCAGGTCGTTTGTCATTAACCCATTGATGACAAGATGATGAAGGGGGGAACCAAGCTGCTGCCGGAAATTAGACCGATAATGTTGTTTGCTTGGCGGGCGAAACGGGTTCTGTTCTGGGCCCTTACTCCTTCGGCTTCCCGCGATGGGGGCTCTTGGAGCAGCAGCGAGCTGCGAAAGTGGCTCTCGAGCCGTTATTGGGTTAAGCCTCGCCTGCAGCGCAGCATCAAAATATCTCGTCATGCTCTGGGTTTTGTTTCAGCATCAGCAGAGACGACTGACGAACTGCCAGCGGAGGAGAGGTCATGGCCACTGGCCACCACCCATTGCCCAGTCCTCCCGCTCAGTGCCTCCCCATCTGTTATGCATTCGTCGTTGATTAGCTACAGTTTTCATTAGCATTGAGTGACTGAGCGCCGCAATTTtcatccgaatccgaatacgaagccaagtccaagtccaaatTGGAATGGGACTGGGAATCGGGGCCATGCGGCAATTTCGATTACGTCGCTGATTATCATCTTGGCAGCTCGTCAGCGGCGCTTGCCAGCTGGTAGCTCGACTCGGCAGATTCCATCGTTGCCGAATAATTAATACACATTTAACCGACTCGACTCGGATTGTAAACAAAGGGGGGACCTTACATAAGGAACTAGCCGCGCTGAGAGCGGGACACCAACGCAACAATCTGTTGCCAATCAAACCATAATGACGATCATAATCACGATGCTGTGGCGAACGGAGTTCGAATTGGGAGCGCAGAGCAGGGGCACTCGAGTTGCATTTCATTAACAGCGGACTGGAGAGTCATCTCTCGATTGGGATTACATCTTTCACTGGAGCCACGAGGGCcaatgctgatgctgctgagctgttgctgctgatcatcatcatgatcatggtgatgctgctgctactAAGATGACTGTGACGACGCTGGGCAACCGGTTGGCGGTCGCACATTAACATCAGATGCAACAGCAACGCACATCTTCCCCGTATTGCATAATCCCCGAGATGCCAGGCCCGGGACTCGCTCTCTTCGCCACTCAAAGCATCTTCACGCGGAAGCAAAGTCATTCTCAAagcgcccaaaaacaaaaaggaaattgcacacagacacagaaaACTTAAAAGCCACTAGCCTCTTGCAACTAGCAACTAGCAACTAGCAACGTGCAATGTCGTGGTTTTCCCCCGAAAAAAACCAGTTGCAACCCATCACGCGAAGAAATATTGCTGTTTTATTGAAGGTAGAAAAATAGGTCAATAAAAGCaccttaataaatatatataataatacaaataaatatatttaagcgctgcttaaatacatattttaaggCATGAAAAGAGTCTCGAGGCCTCAAAGAAATGAGCACCTTTAAGCTCCTCTGAGTTATTGCATATTTACTGGGCTAATTATCATtattttctccaagtgcagccattgttgcagttgcagtggcAATTCCCATTGCCGCGGCTGcttcagttgcagttgcagctgcgCAGACCTTTGCACAAGTTCAATGGTGAcgggaatggaaatggaaatgggattgggattgggactCGTACTCGTACTTGGACTCGGCGAGCTCCTCGCAGGGGGTGGCAGCACTTTCTATGTGCCCCATTCGCTTCCTGGCCCTGGGCAAAACCAAATCCAATTTGGAGGAGACGCAGCAGCAGGATGAGAACGAGGAACAGAAGCAGCAGTGAGGCGAAGCGGACCGGACAAACAGAAAGTGGAAAAAGTGAATCGGGTGAAGAGGATAAAGCGAGATGCAGCCCAGCAATTGCTCtacatatttaattagtttccgtttccgttcaTATTCGTAATCCGCAGCTGGCTGGCGGCAGCGCCCGTTGCACATGGCCTTTGTGCATTGTTCACCTCCCCAATGAATATCCTCCGCTGACAATGGCGCCCACCATTGCCCCAGACCTACTCGTtttccgcctcctcctcctccgcctcctccagcGACAGAGAGGACAAATTGCGCTCTCTATCGGCGCCTGCAAAACGGTTGCGTAACTTATGGCCAGTCATCAGCCGAAAACTTTTGCTGGACGCTTCCCGTTTTTCGATTTgtttatcatttatttaaatggcCTTAGGGTCGGGTCGGCCTGTCCCGCCATTAAGCCGCTTCGATTCCCTTCTCGTTTTATTggccaagaccaagaccaagacccagacccagactGGGGCCGAGGCCGAGAGACCCAGACCCAGCACACAATGAGCAATGCTATTTAATTATGTTGATGAGCACGACCGGACAGGAGGAGGACAGGATTCCGGGACAGGAAGTGGCAAGGAAAACGCACAACACGCACAAAAAGCACAAATGCCTTCCCGCTCCGCCACTCCCTCCGTCGACATTCCGTATCCTGCACAGTGGGTGGTGGCTTCACTGCACGAGAGGATTCAAGCCGAAACAAGAAGCTGATGTCGAATCCACTATTTACCATTTGGTTGTTGCTTTGTTTACTTGGCCATCAGAAAGAACGATGTATGCCAAAAATGTGTTCATTTCTAGACAAccataattcaaaataatcgTTTTGAAAACGGAATGCAATCatgttttttgtattatttaaatgggGAATAATATATTTGGCTTAATTTGTTAAAGGGCCAAGTTTTAGGAATCCGATGAAATCTTGGAATCCTTAAACATCTCACATATTATATATGCCCTATAAAATAGCTCCTGATAGCCTGCTACCAAGGTATCAATCAAGAAAGATTAACTAAATGTTCTTAACTCTCTGGTAAACAAGTCACAGTAACTTGCTGAACTTATAAGTTAATAGACATTCTCCTAGCACGTTTGGCAAATGATGATTACTTTTCCTTACTTCGATGAAGCCCATTTATTCATAGCTTTGAATCCGCGTGCTGTCTATTACCACATAAAAATGAGTAAATAAGTCCCTTTTGGGTTTAAAATCACAAATGGCACCTTGTCGCCTGCTCTTGGCGTGGATTATCCACCAAGGACATGCCACAAGATCCCAAGGAGCCAAGGAGCGAACGTGCCACCACATCTGTGTGCGGTGGCGCCCACTGTGCACGTGTTTCGCTTAGTTGGCGTGCAGGTGTCGCTGTCATGGAGCATGGGCCCAAGAAGCAGGTGGAGCCAGAGCAGGTAA includes:
- the LOC108072353 gene encoding uncharacterized protein — its product is MAARFIISALLLASPVVWGKPTFGREHVHIRIHLPESGGDHGGHGGGDFGGHGGGDFGGHGGGGYEVHSHDGGYSGGGGGGGGGGHVATYAVITENHGYSAGGGGGGHGGHSSGGYSYGGGHGGSGHDDAKIAAIAAAAGSSSSDHGHGHGHGGSGHGGDYGGHAIANIAAIAASSDSSSHGGSSGGYGGSSGGYGGYSGGGGGHDAQLVAAVAASSDGHGSSGGYDAGSSGGYGGGSSYSGGSSYSSGSSYSSGGSSYSSGGYSGGHGGGYSGGHGGGYSSGGGSSYDTQVVAAAAASGSGGSYGGSSGGGDGYSYSAPAAGGWSGSGAGSSWS